A stretch of DNA from Mycobacteriales bacterium:
AGGTATCCGACGCGCCGCATCGGGCGCAGGCCGGAAACCCAGGCGGGATTCTCGGTGCGCAGCACCTGCATGGCGCCGGTGCCCCAGCGCACCCGCTGAAGGAGGTACTGCCCCGCGTCGGCGGCGGCGAGCCCGCGAGCGAGGACCTCGTTGTGGTAGGCCGATTTCCACCCGCGCCGGTGCATCTTGATCGTCGTGTGGATGTCCTCGGTGACGCTGCTGGTGGCGACGCCGCCGACGTGGCGCAGGGCGGCGACGCGCAGCACAGCGTTGGTGCCGCACCAGAAGGCAGCGTTCCACCGGTTGCGACCGGCCTGCATCGACCGGTAGAAGAGCGCCTGCTCGCCGTAGCGCCGACCCTTGCGACGCGGGACGTGCTCGAACGAGTCGACGTTGTAGAAGTCCTGCGGCGTCTGGACGACGGCGAGCTTCGGGTCACGGAAGTAGCCGAGCGTGCGGGTCAGCAGGCCCGGCAGCGCGACGTGGTCGGCGTCGAGCACGGCCGCGAAGTCGGCGTCGATGACCGTGAGCGCGTGGTTGATGTTGCCGGCCTTCGCGTGCGCGTTGTCGGGCCGGGTCAGGTAGCGCGCGCCGAGCCGGCCGGCGAGGTCCTCCACCCAGGGCCGTCGGCCGTCGTCGAGCACCCAGGTCTCGTGCGCCGGCTCGAGTGCGACCGCGGCGGCGACGGTGGGGAGGAGGACTTCCAGCGGTTCGTCGTACGTCGGGATGAGCACCGCCACCCGGCCGGGTGCGGTCGTGACTTCGGGAACCGGCTGCAGGCCGTCGAGGTCCCACAGGCTCAGCGTGTAGAGGACGAGTCCGAAGACGGCGTGCGCTTCGAGGGCGAGCAGCGGGATCGCCAGCCACCACGCGGCGAGGTCGACCGTGAAGATCGCCCGCCAGGACAGGTAGACGACCGACACGACGATGGCCGTGACGGCGACGAGGTGGATGGCGACCCGGCGGCCCGGCGGCTCTGCGGGTGGCATGCCGCCGCCTGGCACCGGGTCGGTGACGCAGAGGGTCAGAAGGGGTGAGGCCACACCCGGGTTGTCGGTCTTGCCGGCGAGTTACTGAAGGTTGAAACATGAAGCAAGAAACAGACGACCCCCCGGGCTGCTCCGCGGCCGTCGCAGCGTTCGCGGCGGTGGCGGGCCGGCTGGACGGGCCGGCGCCCGGGGGGTCCGGTGTCTGTCTGGTATTGCCGTCCGCCGTCAGGCGTCGGGCTCACCGAGAGTCCGGAGACGGCGGCTAGCTGACAGCCACCTCACGAGTCCGATAGCTATGCAACTTTGGACCACCTCCCTTCTCGTGTACCGAAAACTCTAGCAGCGCTCAGCGCCGGGCCGGCTCGGCTCGCTCGCTGGTCTCGCGCGGTGTCGGGAGGCTCACGACCCGGCGGCGACGCGCCGCGACCGGGACGAGACCACCGACGACTGCGACCAGTCCTGCGGCCACGACGTAGGGCCAGGCGGCGCCGGAGGTCTTGCCGCCGATCCGGACCAGCGGGGCCTGCGGCGCCTTGGTCAGCTGCTGCACCTGGTCCTGCTGGACGGGCTGCGCCTTGGCCGGCGCCGCGCCGCCCGGACCCACGCGGTCGAGGTAGACCAGGGTCGCCGCCCG
This window harbors:
- a CDS encoding glycosyltransferase — its product is MPPAEPPGRRVAIHLVAVTAIVVSVVYLSWRAIFTVDLAAWWLAIPLLALEAHAVFGLVLYTLSLWDLDGLQPVPEVTTAPGRVAVLIPTYDEPLEVLLPTVAAAVALEPAHETWVLDDGRRPWVEDLAGRLGARYLTRPDNAHAKAGNINHALTVIDADFAAVLDADHVALPGLLTRTLGYFRDPKLAVVQTPQDFYNVDSFEHVPRRKGRRYGEQALFYRSMQAGRNRWNAAFWCGTNAVLRVAALRHVGGVATSSVTEDIHTTIKMHRRGWKSAYHNEVLARGLAAADAGQYLLQRVRWGTGAMQVLRTENPAWVSGLRPMRRVGYLTTLLGWFDAWRTLGYVLLPLGAILTGAAPIDASLTTFLAWFVPTFLLQRLALLLLGRGLAPQWLSTVFEFVRMPANLAATLTLLGRRSHRFVVTPKGRQGDGRRRLPAPRLLLGLQWLSVLCACWYAATRAGITPLHYSLPWAADASALWLAVNAALLVVAVRRIRAPQFATERRASVRFQAEALARCGDQPVLVHDVSLTGALLSTHGPVLEPGQPCVLTLALPGGTVELASVVRSRRHVAADRYDVGLEYLPDQLEQRAALALTLFRSAGEAPAQPVREAAAA